A single window of Montipora capricornis isolate CH-2021 chromosome 14, ASM3666992v2, whole genome shotgun sequence DNA harbors:
- the LOC138031305 gene encoding ZP domain-containing protein-like, translated as MFSYYLVVLMLLGLSNAQNATEPATEPPTKDEIIQTDAAVTTDSPDITSAPVTDTTEAPTTAEPTTPPPDSLSVTCTNDEMMVVLKHEDHSKIDLDSVTLKDTSCKLSDLGDLNGTHLWMKVPFDSCKTNHSTTGDVITYQNSLITETRASSGSILISREFQAEFPFKCSYPRSAVLSVVAFSPRERVVYTKTAEFGNFTFTMDMYKSDQYDAPYDTFPVQLDLNDPMYLEVKVTSSDSKLVLIPLKCWGTPSPDLDDDKYYAFIEDGCKEKDDPTIVFDYMESNVQHFQLGAFRFMGESVDTDVYLHCDVEACRKGDNESRCAKGCEDGPIRKRRDLVRDFAESRQEMTIGPIKRLSHKEAADAQSSVSSLTVFAAVAGILGVVVLALAVALVMLYRRYRSPQNAPRVVYTKAAGDEGKLLV; from the exons ATGTTTTCTTACTATTTGGTAGTTTTGATGCTCCTGGGCCTTTCAAATG CCCAAAATGCAACAGAACCAGCAACAGAACCACCAACAAAAGATGAAATTATCCAAACTGACGCCGCGGTCACCACAGATTCGCCTGACATCACATCTGCGCCAGTGACAGATACTACCGAGGCTCCTACCACAGCAGAACCAACAACACCACCTCCTGATA GTTTGTCGGTGACGTGTACTAATGACGAAATGATGGTTGTCTTGAAACATGAGGATCACTCCAAGATTGATTTAGACAGTGTCACTTTGAAAGACACCAGCTGCAAATTGTCTGACTTGGGAGACTTAAATGGCACTCATTTGTGGATGAAGGTACCTTTTGACAGCTGCAAGACCAATCACTCAACTACGGGCGATGTAATTACTTATCAAAACAGCTTGATAACTGAGACGCGTGCATCGTCAGGAAGCATCCTAATCTCCAGAGAGTTTCAAGCTGAGTTTCCATTCAAGTGTTCGTATCCACGTTCAGCGGTGTTGTCAGTGGTCGCCTTTTCTCCAAGAGAAAGAGTCGTCTACACTAAAACAG CTGAGTTCGGTAACTTTACCTTTACAATGGATATGTACAAATCAGATCAATATGACGCTCCATATGATACCTTCCCAGTCCAGTTGGACCTTAACGATCCTATGTACCTTGAAGTTAAAGTGACTTCTAGTGACTCCAAGCTGGTGTTGATTCCTCTTAAATGCTGGGGTACACCCTCTCCAGACCTGGATGATGACAAATATTACGCCTTTATCGAAGACGG GTGTAAAGAGAAAGACGACCCCACCATTGTGTTTGACTACATGGAAAGCAACGTTCAGCATTTTCAACTGGGTGCGTTCCGTTTCATGGGTGAAAGTGTGGATACCGATGTCTACCTGCATTGTGATGTAGAGGCCTGTCGCAAAGGAGATAATGAATCGCGCTGCGCTAAAGGATGCGAGGACGGCCCGATCAGGAAGAGGCGTGACTTGGTCCGTGATTTTGCGGAAAGCCGACAGGAGATGACTATCGGCCCCATCAAAAGATTGAGTCACAAAGAAGCGGCTGATG CACAAAGTTCCGTGAGTTCGCTGACCGTTTTTGCAGCGGTCGCAGGTATTCTTGGCGTGGTAGTATTGGCACTCGCCGTCGCTCTGGTGATGTTATACAGACGTTACCGTAGCCCCCAGAATGCTCCGCGCGTTGTGTACACCAAAGCTGCGGGAGACGAAGGCAAACTGTTGGTGTGA